The Pseudomonas orientalis genome contains a region encoding:
- the araH gene encoding L-arabinose ABC transporter permease AraH: MSQVKTAKGFWPGFNQRKFLDDWVMLLAALGIFVLSALFIDNFLSPLNMRGLGLAISTVGIAACTMLFCLASGHFDLSVGSVIACAGVVAGIVIRDTDSVMLGVSAALAMGLVVGLINGIVIAKLRINALIATLATMQIVRGLAYIFSNGKAVGVMDEGFFVFGNGQLMGVPVPIIITVLCFVFFGWLLNYTTYGRNTMAIGGNQEAALLAGVNVDRTKIIIFAVHGLIGALAGVILASRMTSGQPMIGQGFELTVISACVLGGVSLSGGIGMIRHVIAGVLILAIIENAMNLKNIDTFYQYVIRGSILLLAVIIDRMKQR; the protein is encoded by the coding sequence ATGTCTCAGGTAAAAACGGCAAAAGGCTTCTGGCCAGGGTTCAATCAACGCAAGTTTCTCGACGACTGGGTGATGCTGTTGGCCGCCTTGGGCATCTTCGTGCTCAGTGCGCTGTTCATCGACAACTTCCTTTCGCCGCTGAACATGCGCGGGCTGGGCCTGGCGATTTCCACGGTGGGCATCGCCGCATGCACCATGCTGTTCTGCCTGGCGTCGGGGCACTTCGATTTGTCGGTGGGCTCGGTGATCGCCTGCGCCGGCGTGGTGGCGGGCATCGTGATCCGCGACACCGACAGCGTGATGCTCGGCGTGTCGGCGGCCCTGGCCATGGGCCTGGTGGTGGGGCTGATCAACGGCATCGTCATCGCCAAGCTGCGCATCAACGCGCTGATCGCGACCCTGGCGACCATGCAGATCGTGCGCGGCCTGGCCTACATCTTCTCCAACGGCAAGGCGGTGGGGGTGATGGATGAAGGCTTCTTCGTGTTCGGCAACGGCCAACTGATGGGCGTGCCGGTGCCGATCATCATTACCGTGTTGTGCTTTGTGTTCTTTGGCTGGCTGCTCAACTACACCACCTATGGGCGCAACACCATGGCCATCGGCGGTAACCAGGAAGCGGCGCTGCTGGCGGGGGTCAACGTTGATCGCACCAAGATCATCATCTTTGCCGTACACGGCCTGATCGGCGCACTGGCCGGCGTGATCCTGGCTTCGCGCATGACCTCCGGCCAGCCGATGATCGGCCAGGGTTTCGAGCTGACCGTGATATCGGCGTGCGTGCTGGGCGGGGTGTCGTTGAGCGGTGGTATCGGCATGATTCGCCATGTGATTGCCGGGGTGTTGATCCTGGCGATCATCGAGAACGCGATGAACCTGAAGAACATCGACACGTTTTACCAGTACGTGATTCGCGGTTCGATCCTGTTGCTGGCCGTCATCATCGACCGCATGAAGCAACGCTGA
- a CDS encoding IclR family transcriptional regulator: MQENAHSPVKDTAPTGTQTLLRGLGVVQAVAAGARDLKEIARRIGTTRSTTHRLASCLVEERYLRVVPQVGYLLGPKLIELGFQAREELPLVNLAVPYLDELSALTGDTIHLAIREYDEVLYLHKNPGRNGPEMRSRVGHRMPLARTGIGKALMLDDSVEEWQRLYDVSLPAGGRNLQWPQHPEQSWAQFEQRMHEYVVGGYAFDLEDNEPSIRCVAAPVRDASRRIVAGISIASTVPYMPLEKMAELIPVIKQVAARLSAQLGAKA; this comes from the coding sequence ATGCAGGAAAACGCTCACTCCCCCGTCAAAGACACCGCCCCCACCGGCACCCAGACCCTGCTGCGTGGCCTGGGCGTGGTGCAGGCGGTGGCGGCCGGTGCGCGGGATCTGAAAGAGATCGCCCGCCGTATCGGTACCACCCGCAGCACCACTCACCGCCTGGCCAGTTGCCTGGTGGAGGAGCGTTACCTGCGGGTGGTTCCGCAAGTCGGTTACCTGCTGGGCCCCAAGCTGATCGAACTGGGGTTCCAGGCGCGCGAAGAACTGCCGCTGGTAAACCTGGCCGTGCCCTACCTGGACGAGTTGTCGGCCCTCACCGGCGACACTATCCACCTGGCGATTCGCGAATACGACGAAGTGCTCTACCTGCACAAGAACCCCGGCCGCAACGGTCCGGAAATGCGCTCGCGGGTGGGCCATCGCATGCCACTGGCGCGCACCGGCATCGGCAAGGCGTTGATGCTTGATGACAGCGTGGAGGAATGGCAGCGCCTGTACGACGTCAGCCTGCCGGCGGGGGGCAGGAACCTGCAATGGCCGCAGCACCCCGAGCAGTCCTGGGCGCAGTTCGAGCAGCGCATGCATGAATACGTGGTGGGCGGCTATGCGTTCGATCTGGAAGACAACGAACCGTCGATCCGTTGCGTCGCGGCACCGGTGCGCGATGCCAGCCGGCGAATCGTCGCCGGCATCAGCATCGCCAGTACCGTGCCCTACATGCCGCTGGAGAAAATGGCCGAGCTGATCCCTGTGATCAAACAGGTCGCGGCCCGGCTCTCGGCGCAACTGGGCGCGAAGGCCTGA